A region from the Dendropsophus ebraccatus isolate aDenEbr1 chromosome 1, aDenEbr1.pat, whole genome shotgun sequence genome encodes:
- the NEURL3 gene encoding E3 ubiquitin-protein ligase NEURL3, translated as MGLTCSSATQGLTFHPYSKGCNIQLSSCLHQAKRRHSFHDGIIFSNRSLLPREKVWIRILEVERRWHGALRIGFTSMDPINFESTVLPPFACPNLTDSPDFWAMGIPEELCTEGEEICFWVNNKGQVLFRKKGNFKSKVLFSGIPRKMPLWVMIDVYGQTKALQLLDTKTRRLFAPCCRDDKEPPNLVLRHPGTTVKKNKTLQPPHSKQRMDKPTALDLRPGTVYTEEEPYCVVCQDKMADTLLLPCRHCSFCQQCVLKIRGQNNICPLCRQSIFITQSVTEGHLTANHCS; from the exons ATGGGACTAACCTGCAGCTCTGCAACTCAAG GTCTCACTTTTCACCCTTATTCTAAGGGCTGTAATATCCAGCTCAGCAGTTGCCTCCATCAGGCCAAGCGACGCCACAGCTTCCATGATGGGATTATCTTCTCCAATCGCTCTCTTCTCCCTAGAGAGAAAGTCTGGATAAGGATTCTGGAGGTAGAACGGCGATGGCATGGAGCTCTACGGATTGGCTTTACCTCTATGGACCCCATTAACTTTGAGTCTACCGTTTTACCACCATTTGCCTGTCCTAACCTTACCGATTCTCCCGATTTCTGGGCTATGGGGATTCCAGAGGAACTGTGCACGGAGGGCGAGGAAATTTGTTTCTGGGTGAACAACAAAGGACAAGTACTTTTTAGGAAAAAGGGAAATTTTAAGTCAAAGGTGTTGTTTTCTGGGATACCAAGGAAGATGCCCCTCTGGGTCATGATAGATGTATATGGACAAACAAAGGCTTTACAGCTCCTGG ATACAAAAACAAGGCGGCTATTCGCTCCGTGTTGTCGTGATGATAAAG AGCCTCCAAATTTGGTTTTGCGTCACCCTGGAACAACAGTGAAAAAGAACAAAACTTTGCAGCCTCCTCACTCTAAGCAAAGGATGGATAAGCCCACAGCACTGGATCTACGACCAGGAACGGTGTACACAGAAGAGGAGCCCTACTGTGTGGTCTGTCAGGACAAAATGGCCGACACTTTGCTCTTACCCTGTAGACACTGCTCATTCTGCCAACAGTGTGTCCTAAAAATCCGGGGACAGAACAATATCTGCCCGCTGTGTCGGCAAAGTATCTTTATAACCCAAAGCGTTACGGAAGGACACCTCACAGCCAACCATTGTAGCTGA